Within the Cololabis saira isolate AMF1-May2022 chromosome 22, fColSai1.1, whole genome shotgun sequence genome, the region ACTGAAACACAGAAAATGTTGACAATTGCATAGATATAATTTTTCCTTAAAAAACATCTCATaatgttttctattttaaatttgaTAAGCAAATTCCTTTTATACTCAAATTATTCCTTCAAAAGCCAACACCCatgttttctccatttttctccTGCGACACAAGAGGATCATTTCAATTTTTAACATTTATCCTACATTTTCAGTCCGTCTTCCTTCCACAAACCATAACTGATGTAAAGGACTTCCTGACGGAGAAGAAGTTGACTGACATATTCAGCCTTGAAATTCGAACAGAAACACGGTACCATAAATATCTGTATGTATACCgtattatttcctttttttgacaCGTTTTTTATTCCAGTAAATCTTGGCAATGtaattgttgatttttttttctcttaaatcaAACTTTGACTAAAATCAAtagattttttgttattttgatcaCAAAAATGCTGATTCCATTCAATCTCCCTGCCAGCATTTATATGTGGACCCCATAATGAGGTAAAAGTGGGTTAGACCTGGGTTAGACCTGGGTCCCACAAATAGTCTACCAGGATCTTAGATGTGGCCCAATTGGTTACTGAAACTATAAAAGGCGCATACAATTTTCCGTTCTTAGCCCATTTACTGCACTTTGGACCCCATATATTTGTCTCACATTGACTTCCCATTTGGGGCCCATAACAGTGAATCCATAAGGGACCCATTGCCATTTGCCGGTTTAAGGCTCAAGCCCTCGCTGTACCCAAGTAGCCCACTTTTGATCCAGATGGGGTCCACATGGATGCGCCGGATGAGCCAGTACTTCCCAGCCTTGATTTATTGAGTTATCTGAAGGAACAACAgcacatttaattgtttttggcCCTGTCATTGGCTCCAGGATATCTTTATACGTCCACCTTTAAACTAAATGAATATGTCATTATTTCTCCATCACTcaatacatatttcattttaattccaAATAGATCAGGTTCATTCATTAATGTGAGCAAACACCTGGAAAGAATAGCCCCATAAAAACGTCACAAGCTCTCTCCTCAACAGATGGCTCCCTATTGGCACAAATGACTGAAATTTACATACTTCCAGTTAATTGGAAGACAATTACATTGAGCCAGAATGCACACTTCTCCTATGGCCTCATGAATCCCTCGAGTACTTACGCTGGGTAAATACAGTACCACGATCACCTAGTTGTTAGTACATAACAAAGCACAAAGTAGCACATCAACTCTTGGCATTTTAAAAGCCACTGTGGCGCATTTAGTTCGCAGCAGCACAGTaagtgctttttctttttcttttgctgtGATCAAATTGAAAGAATTTACCCATCAAAGCGGGAGATGTCACACAGGGCAACGGCCACCAATCCAAAAAGCAGGAGGACCTTCATGTTGGCAGTGAAGCTGGCGTCCGCTGTGGACGGCGCTTATAACGCCCAGCGGGCCGCCCGTCAACCAATCCAACTCTGCGATGCAGCTGCATGTCATACAGCCggcgtaaaaaaaaacaaccaaacaactaATTTTAGGTGTTACTGGGAATGCAGAGCCCTACACGATGCGTGGTCAATGATTAATAGATGCTTGGGGAACCAAGGTCACGTTGTTATGACTCCTAATAATCTTATCTCACATCAAGTGCTAGTTCCAGTCACTTCGGTTGCCAGGATTATTTTCTCTGTTGAAAGAAACAACTCAATTGGTGATACTTCTTTTATTATAGTTATACTTTCATATATTCACAAAATGTACACTTATagagtagaaaaaaaatatcaacatctttaaataccacaaagACATCAACAAAGATCACCCAACCTGGAGCGCTTGTGCACTCTGATTGTTACAGTATATTATTCTCAGATGTTCCAGTGAActcatttacatttttctttcaaTAAGGACGACTAGAGTTGACAACAACATGTAACATATAAGCACCAGCTGCCATCATCtgataagtgacaaatagataTTCTGCATGACAGTCTGGACGGTGCCATGTATTGGGCTGCTGGCAGAGCTTGCAGGGGCGGCTTGTGAGCTTTTCTTAAGCTTTGGCATCTTTGCTGTGCACTTGATCACCGATTCAAGACCTGCTGAGCACACAAAATGGTTTTCACCAGACGACATAGCACTGCGGCGTGTCGTCAAGACGCAACGCTGACAAAAATCCTACAGAACAAGATGTtgtataaataatatattatgcatactgctttttattttattttttatttctggatTTTATCTATTTATAGTAATTCCACAAGCCTAGATGCAAAAAAAATCCAGCAGCATGTTATGGGAAATGTGACAGTTTGTGAATACCTTTTTTTTGCAAATAAGTGTTGTAAAAGGTAGCAATTGTCTTTTGGTCTCACAAAGGCTCCTGACTACCTCAGCTGAGGCGGCAAACGCGTACAAATCCTCATTCCCCATCCTCTTAGCTCCAGACCAAAAGAGTAGGAAGAGCCAAATTGTGGTCTGTTTCTCTCTTTCTATTTTATCGTCACTTAATATCAGAGGAAGCATTACTTTTGACCGTGAGGCTCAGTGCTTCAGAGGCGCGAAAAGACAGAGCGCTCATCTTGGAGCTGATGCTCGGGTGAGGCCTGGCCGCTCCGGCCGCAGAGCAGCGCAGCAGGCGCATTAGGTTTTTGCGAAAGTTGCGCCCCACGAAGCTGTACACGATGGGGTTGACGCAGCTGCTGAAGTAGGCGATGCAGATGGTGAAGGGCATGGCGGTGTCTATGATCTCCAGGAGCGTGCAGTTCGCCACCAGCGTGAGCTGGGTGAGGAGCTGCATGAAGTGGAACACCTGATGGGGCGCCCAGCACAGGAAGAAGGCCAGGACGGCTGCGGCGAGCATGTGCAGTACCTCGTCATCCCGGGAACGGGAGCTTTTCTGTATGTGTTTGGCCCGCAGCAGAGCCCGGCCAATCAGGTAGTaacaggtgatgatgatgaggaaggGCACCAAGAAGCCCAGCAGGCTCTTCATGAGGCCGATGGCCAGAAGGAGCTTGTCATTTTTAGTGGTCGGATGCAGGATGCCACAAACGGTTGTCTTTGAGTTTTCCAGGAAGATGACATCCCTGGTCAGGGCGGTGGGAACACTCAAAACGAAGGCAAAAAGCCAGATCACCACGCAGGTGATGCGAGCGTACACCACAGTGCGGAGCCGGCGCGATCGCACCGGATGCACGATGGCCAGGTAGCGGTCCATGCTGAGCGCCGTGAGGAAGAAGGTGCTGGTGTAGAGGTTAAAAGTGACCAGTCCCGCGCTGGTTTTGCACAGGAATCCTCCGAAGGGCCACTGGTATCCCGTGGCGGTGAAGGTCGCCCACATGGGGAGAGTGAGGAGGAAGGTGAGGTCAGAGATGGCGAGATTGAAGACGAAAATGTTGGCCACTGTTTTGAGCTTCATGTAGAAGTAGATGATCGCCACCACCATGCTGTTTCCGATCATGCCGATGACAAAGTTGAAGCCGTAGACGATGGGCACCAGGGTGAAGATGAATTCATGGCTTCCAGTCATGCTACATGTCAGGTTTATCCCCTTCGTCGCCCCTGTCGTTACGTTCtgcattttcccttttttagtGCCAGATCTGAGGACCTTTCAAGCAGGGGGCCCTGTCGGCAGGGCGTGTCTGCGCTGACTGATACAGGCCTTGGGCGAGGGCCTCAGCGAGTCCTATAAAAGAAAGACAACAAAAACGTCACAGACAGTCTCGGAGAATAGCCGTCATTACCGCTGGCATGGCCCATAAACGCTAATCCACACGAGCACCCATGAAAGTGCTCACCCTACACCAGTTCATTAAAGATCTGTGCACATTATAGAGCCATCCTGACGCTTTATGTTATTTCTGTAAAACAAGAAGCCATGAAAAACAGATGTTTCATGTTATTTAATATTCCAAAAAATGCTCTTTGGAAGATCATTATTCAGACGGTCTCTATTCAGCCTCCTTTTTTATTGTCCCTCGGCTAATGAAAGGCAACAGTAAAAGCATACAGTTTATCTAACGGTCTGTCCGTCTGGGTGGACTGACAGCAGCCAGAAGGAGAACATTCATGCCCAGCGTTATGACCTGTGTTAATTGAGGCTGCATGGCGAAGTGCGAGCTTGGATAACAGCGCCATTAACGTTGGAGGTACTGAAGGATCGGGGAGGAGGGAGTTTAGAGCGCTTTGAGGCTCCGGTCACTGCAAAAGACATGTCACGTTTCTAACCCTCGGTGTGCAGAGATACATTGTACCCAGCATGGGAACTTCTAATCAGCGCACACCTAAACAAACAAGACAGCAGGGATTCGGCTCCGTGGAAACTTCTCTCTGTGAGAAAATCAAACCTGCGCGCCACAGAAAATAAGCCTTCAGGCGAGTTTTTGCTTCATTTGTCCGAGCAGAAtgtgaaatgttttaaaaagacaaaaaacagcaacaaaataaaagaaaaaacaacggTTTTTACTGACAGTCTTTATGTTTAATAGAATAGTTTAATGGGTGCCCTTAGTGGAGCTGATGTAATAATGTTAGCATAAGCCTCATGTATGCAGAATTGTAACTGCAAAGACAGCTTCTGTTACTAATTACTTGCAAATAACATTTTTGCAAATGCATCAAAAGCGAGCAGATGCCAGAGGGAATTTGTAAGAGTTTGTAGCCCAAAAACAGTGAATGAAACAACCACATTTTTGAACAtgaacttgatttttttttcagtacgATACAGGTTAAAAGTAAGTATTgtaaaagctgtttttattaCTGTTTGACTAAGCAGATTTCCTGCCACAAGATGGCATTCTCGCTTAATGATTTTACCCTTCACACCTTACAGTTTGCTTGTACAAAAAGTTACATCAGTAAACAGTAacagcaaaagaaatgtttacaatttttattttttttttcacatttgcaaCATTGAAAATTTCAAGCAACATTCAAGTAAATTCCCACTGCCCTCTAGTTGGCATGAAGGCAATCTCAGCTCTGCAGTGGAACTATTTTATCTCACATTCAAGGACCGTTTCATTTTCCACCAGGTTTCAGTGGATCATTTCtcggaagaaaacaaaaaaaagaagctctccATGCACTAAAGCAACAGCCGTATCGGTTGCAGATGTGAGGATTGTTGAGTGTGGAAGATGTGTGAGTGCCAAGGGCAACACAATAATGAAATATCCCCCGACTTTCCTGCACAGACAGCGTGGTGTAATGGGTAGGGCAGAGCACCAGCGCAGATGTCGTTATTGGGATTTGCTGGacatgtgttgtatttatttaaaaaaaaaattattataacAGTGGTTTCTGTAaatttaaaccattcaaaagagaTCAGCTTACCATATGTGCTACAATTAAGGGATTTAGAACAGTCAAAGTCAAATCTCTTGAAGCCTGGTGGATTTTTTTACTCGTAGTAGGAAAAACTGActgaatatatttttttctgagaATGGGACGATTACTGTACCCACCAGTATTTTTCCATGAGGGATATACTGATGGTGAC harbors:
- the agtr1b gene encoding type-1 angiotensin II receptor; protein product: MQNVTTGATKGINLTCSMTGSHEFIFTLVPIVYGFNFVIGMIGNSMVVAIIYFYMKLKTVANIFVFNLAISDLTFLLTLPMWATFTATGYQWPFGGFLCKTSAGLVTFNLYTSTFFLTALSMDRYLAIVHPVRSRRLRTVVYARITCVVIWLFAFVLSVPTALTRDVIFLENSKTTVCGILHPTTKNDKLLLAIGLMKSLLGFLVPFLIIITCYYLIGRALLRAKHIQKSSRSRDDEVLHMLAAAVLAFFLCWAPHQVFHFMQLLTQLTLVANCTLLEIIDTAMPFTICIAYFSSCVNPIVYSFVGRNFRKNLMRLLRCSAAGAARPHPSISSKMSALSFRASEALSLTVKSNASSDIK